A window from Musa acuminata AAA Group cultivar baxijiao chromosome BXJ3-10, Cavendish_Baxijiao_AAA, whole genome shotgun sequence encodes these proteins:
- the LOC104000468 gene encoding transcription factor MYC1-like yields MDELIISPSCSSSLNAPAAADLQYRLQSFLLARPEWWAYAIFWRASPDHRVLSFGDGNFRGARKSRGSDDSVDDGEWFYVVSLSRSFVVARGGDANPVPARVYGSLAPVWLAGVRALQACGCDRTREAQLHGIETLACFPVPGGVLELGSADYIAENWVLVQQVSAIFNTTPHDAAIAGAEPTAAPAPLSAARKDGAGLSSSVDSEHSDSDCHLLAERRRPKKRGRKQESGSHEGPANHVEAERQRREKLNHRFYALRSVVPNVSRMDKASLLSDAVAYIKELEAKVDKLEAEAKTAKKETTTSTTTHGTTTTTTSATAMEVEVKLLGAEALIRAQSDDRNHPPARLMVALRDLGLHVHHASVSCVKESVLQDVVVEVPCELQGHEGLRAALLAKLQTS; encoded by the coding sequence ATGGACGAGCTCATCATTTCcccctcctgctcctcctccttgAATGCGCCGGCGGCCGCCGACCTCCAGTACCGGCTGCAGAGCTTCCTCCTCGCGCGACCTGAGTGGTGGGCCTATGCCATCTTCTGGCGCGCCTCCCCCGACCATCGTGTACTCTCCTTCGGCGACGGCAACTTCCGCGGTGCCCGCAAGAGCCGGGGGTCAGACGACTCCGTCGACGACGGCGAGTGGTTCTACGTCGTGTCGCTCAGCCGATCGTTCGTGGTGGCCCGAGGCGGGGACGCAAATCCCGTCCCCGCCCGCGTCTACGGCTCGCTGGCGCCGGTCTGGCTGGCGGGCGTGCGCGCGCTCCAAGCGTGCGGGTGCGACCGGACCCGCGAGGCTCAGCTCCACGGCATCGAGACACTCGCGTGCTTCCCGGTCCCCGGCGGCGTCCTCGAGCTCGGCTCCGCCGACTACATCGCGGAGAACTGGGTCCTCGTGCAGCAGGTCAGTGCCATCTTCAACACGACGCCCCACGACGCCGCCATCGCCGGCGCAGAACCGACGGCCGCCCCGGCCCCTTTGTCGGCAGCGAGGAAGGATGGGGCCGGTCTCTCCTCTTCGGTCGACTCCGAGCACTCGGACTCCGACTGCCACCTGTTGGCGGAGCGCCGCAGGCCCAAGAAGCGAGGGCGGAAGCAGGAGAGCGGGTCGCACGAGGGGCCAGCAAACCACGTCGAGGCGGAACGGCAGCGCCGCGAGAAGCTGAACCACCGCTTCTACGCCCTCCGTTCGGTGGTGCCCAACGTATCGCGGATGGACAAGGCGTCCCTGCTGTCGGACGCCGTGGCCTACATCAAGGAGCTCGAGGCCAAGGTCGACAAGCTGGAGGCCGAAGCCAAGACTGCGAAGAAGGAGACAACCACCAGCACCACGACACACGGCACCACCACCACAACCACCTCAGCGACGGCGATGGAGGTGGAGGTGAAGCTGCTGGGAGCGGAGGCGCTGATAAGGGCGCAATCGGATGACCGGAACCATCCGCCGGCGAGGCTGATGGTTGCGCTACGCGACCTGGGGCTCCACGTCCACCACGCGAGCGTGTCCTGCGTCAAGGAATCCGTGCTGCAGGacgtggtggtggaggtgccatgTGAGTTGCAGGGCCATGAAGGCCTCAGGGCTGCGCTCCTCGCCAAGCTCCAGACAAGCTAA
- the LOC135650590 gene encoding uncharacterized protein LOC135650590 has product MSLLKDIVNSFSEFFARGPAASDRSPPPAPDRMEPSPSTAPAVVGERVALKLKGYFDLAKEEIDKAVRAEEWGLTEDAVAHYRNAQRVMLEAKAARVPDALASRDKGQVKTYQQKISTWQEQVAERLRVLTQRTGLPTMKTSPSYATSRPISTTVPTAQKVTKNLPSFNSSHQMIGNKKNSISNSRPGQESIKNYDDRLVEMINTAIVDRSPAVKWDDVAGLDKAKQTLMEMVILPTKRRDLFTGLRKPARGLLLFGPPGNGKTMLAKAVASESEATFFNVSASSLTSKWVGEAEKLVRTLFEVAVARQPSVIFMDEIDSVLSARVANENDASRRLKSEFLVQFDGVTSKQNDFVIVIGATNKPQELDDAVLRRLVKRIYIPLPDENVRKLLLRNQLKGRAYSLPSGDLERLANITDGYSGSDLQALCEEAAMMPIRELGPQHILTIKASQVRPLRYEDFQKAMVVIRPSLRKSKWEELERWNEEFGSS; this is encoded by the exons ATGAGCCTTCTCAAAGATATTGTCAATTCCTTCTCCGAATTTTTCGCCCGCGGCCCCGCCGCCTCCGATCGATCCCCTCCGCCGGCCCCCGACCGCATGGAACCCTCGCCCTCCACTGCGCCGGCGGTCGTCGGCGAGCGGGTCGCCCTCAAGCTCAAGGGCTACTTCGATCTGGCCAAAGAAGAGATCGACAAGGCCGTCCGGGCCGAGGAGTGGGGCCTCACCGAGGATGCGGTCGCCCACTATAGGAACGCGCAGCGCGTGATGCTCGAGGCCAAGGCTGCTCGAGTCCCCGATGCCCTCGCGTCGAG GGACAAAGGTCAGGTGAAGACCTATCAGCAAAAGATATCCACATGGCAGGAGCAGGTTGCGGAAAGGCTACGAGTGCTAACCCAGAGGACAG GACTACCAACTATGAAG ACCTCCCCAAGTTATGCTACAAGTAGACCCATCTCAACTACAGTTCCCACTGCACAGAAAGTTACCAAAAATTTGCCAAGTTTCAATAGTAGTCATCAGATGATTGGTAATAAAAAAAATAGCATCAGCAACTCAAGGCCTGGTCAAGAATCTATCAAAAATTATGATGATCGGCTAGTTGAAATGATAAACACAGCAATAGTGGACAGAAGCCCTGCTGTTAAGTGGGATGATGTTG CTGGTCTTGATAAGGCCAAGCAAACTCTCATGGAAATGGTAATTCTACCAACTAAAAGAAGAGACTTATTCACCGGCCTTCGAAAGCCAGCTAGAG GTTTGCTTCTCTTTGGTCCTCCTGGTAATGGGAAAACAATGCTTGCCAAAGCTGTTGCATCAGAATCAGAGGCAACGTTTTTCAATGTTTCTGCTTCATCTTTAACTTCAAAATGG GTGGGAGAAGCTGAGAAGCTTGTGCGGACTCTTTTCGAGGTTGCTGTTGCTAGGCAGCCATCTGTAATCTTCATGGATGAG ATAGATAGTGTATTGTCTGCTAGGGTAGCTAATGAGAACGATGCTAGTAGAAGGCTAAAGTCAGAGTTCCTCGTCCAATTTGATGGAGTGACTTCTAAGCAGAATGACTTTGTAATCGTCATTG GTGCAACTAATAAGCCACAGGAGTTAGATGATGCTGTTCTGCGCAGACTG GTAAAGAGAATATATATCCCACTACCAGACGAAAATGTGAGGAAGCTCCTCCTTAGAAATCAGCTGAAAGGTCGAGCATATTCATTACCTA GTGGTGATCTGGAAAGACTCGCTAATATTACTGATG GATATTCTGGAAGTGATTTGCAAGCCCTGTGTGAAGAAGCTGCGATGATGCCAATCAGAGAATTGGGTCCACAGCATATTCTTACTATAAAAGCAAGTCAG GTGAGACCACTAAGATACGAAGATTTTCAGAAAGCAATGGTGGTTATCAGACCAAGCTTACGGAAGAGCAAGTGGGAGGAGCTCGAGCGGTGGAATGAAGAATTCGGTTCAAGTTGA
- the LOC135650589 gene encoding arginine decarboxylase-like: MPALACVDAAAPPPGYVFAWDGALPAPGTFPGDTPTTAGGVTADRPSNWSTDLSVSLYRIEGWGAPYFCVNSDGDIAVRPHGAATLAHQEIDLMKVVKKATDPKSAGGLGLRLPLLVRLPDVLKHRLESLQQAFDFAIRSNVYGSRYQGVYPVKCNQDRYIVEDVVEFGAPFRFGLEAGSKAELLLAMSCLTRGSPDAFLICNGYKDEEYIALALFARSMDLNTVIVLEQEEELDTVVDTGQRLGVRPVIGLRAKLRTKHSGHFGSTSGEKGKFGLTTAQILSVARKLQRLDMLDCLQLLHFHIGSQIPTTSLLSDGVGEAAQIYCELARLGAAMRVIDIGGGLGIDYDGSHSDASDMSVGYGLDEYAGAVVRAVMFACDRKRVRHPIICSESGRALVSHQSVLIFEAVSSNATRAAPLSSVGPNSALFLDELADDARSDYNNLMAAAYCGEYETCAVYANQLRQRCIDHFKDGVLGLEHLAAVDGLCDLVAEELGVADPVRTYHINLSLFASMPDFWAIGQLFPVVPIHHLDQQPGVKGILSDLTCDSDGKVDRFIGGQSSLPLHEIKGGEYYLGMFLGGAYQEALGGLHNLFGGPSVVRVAQSDGPHCFAVTLAVPGRSCADTLRAMRHEPEAMIAALGHRAGECAAGDAVLCAIARAFDSMPYLVRGAEVEEEVRESMMRCLGL, from the coding sequence ATGCCGGCCCTCGCGTGCGTAGATGCTGCAGCGCCGCCCCCTGGCTACGTCTTCGCTTGGGATGGCGCTCTTCCCGCGCCGGGGACGTTCCCCGGCGACACTCCGACTACGGCgggtggtgtcaccgccgacCGCCCCTCCAACTGGTCCACCGACCTCTCCGTCTCCCTCTACCGGATCGAAGGCTGGGGCGCGCCTTACTTCTGCGTCAATTCCGACGGCGACATCGCCGTCCGGCCGCACGGCGCAGCCACCCTCGCCCATCAAGAGATCGACCTCATGAAGGTGGTGAAGAAAGCCACCGACCCCAAGTCCGCCGGCGGGCTAGGCCTCCGCCTCCCGCTCCTCGTCCGCCTCCCCGACGTCCTCAAACACCGGCTCGAGTCACTGCAGCAAGCGTTCGACTTCGCCATCCGCTCCAACGTATATGGCTCTCGCTACCAGGGGGTCTACCCGGTGAAGTGCAACCAGGACCGGTACATCGTGGAGGACGTCGTGGAGTTTGGAGCACCGTTCCGGTTCGGCCTCGAGGCCGGGTCGAAGGCGGAGCTCCTCCTGGCCATGAGCTGCCTCACGAGAGGGAGCCCGGATGCGTTCCTCATTTGCAACGGCTACAAGGACGAGGAGTACATCGCCCTTGCCCTCTTCGCTCGGAGCATGGATCTCAACACGGTGATCGTACTGGAGCAGGAGGAGGAGCTGGACACGGTGGTGGATACCGGTCAAAGACTCGGTGTCCGGCCGGTGATCGGTCTCCGGGCCAAGCTCCGCACCAAGCACTCCGGCCATTTTGGATCCACCTCCGGAGAGAAGGGCAAGTTTGGGTTGACCACCGCGCAGATCCTTTCAGTCGCCCGGAAGCTTCAACGCCTGGATATGCTCGATTGCCTTCAGCTCCTGCATTTCCACATCGGCTCTCAGATCCCGACGACGTCGCTGCTATCGGATGGGGTCGGCGAGGCCGCTCAAATCTACTGCGAGCTCGCGAGACTCGGGGCCGCAATGCGCGTCATCGACATAGGCGGCGGCCTCGGAATCGATTACGACGGCTCTCACTCTGATGCCTCGGACATGTCGGTGGGTTACGGGCTCGACGAATACGCCGGCGCTGTGGTCCGGGCGGTGATGTTCGCTTGCGACCGAAAGCGTGTACGTCATCCGATCATTTGCAGCGAGAGCGGTCGAGCGCTCGTGTCGCACCAGTCGGTGCTCATCTTCGAAGCGGTCTCATCCAACGCCACCAGAGCTGCGCCGTTGTCGTCCGTCGGCCCAAACTCTGCATTATTTCTCGACGAGCTGGCGGACGATGCTCGTTCCGATTACAACAACTTGATGGCGGCTGCCTACTGCGGCGAGTACGAGACCTGCGCTGTGTATGCTAACCAGTTGAGGCAGAGATGCATCGACCATTTCAAGGACGGAGTTCTCGGCCTCGAACACCTGGCGGCCGTCGACGGTCTCTGCGACCTCGTGGCAGAGGAGCTGGGAGTGGCTGATCCAGTGAGGACATACCATATCAACCTCTCGCTCTTCGCCTCGATGCCCGATTTCTGGGCGATCGGACAGCTGTTCCCGGTCGTCCCGATTCACCACCTCGACCAGCAGCCGGGAGTCAAGGGCATTCTATCCGATCTGACGTGCGACAGCGATGGGAAGGTGGATCGGTTCATCGGTGGGCAGTCGAGCCTCCCGCTGCACGAGATCAAGGGGGGAGAATACTACCTGGGGATGTTTCTTGGAGGGGCGTACCAGGAGGCGCTCGGCGGGCTGCACAACCTCTTCGGGGGGCCGAGCGTTGTGCGGGTGGCCCAGAGCGACGGGCCGCACTGCTTCGCGGTGACGCTGGCGGTGCCCGGCCGGTCGTGCGCGGACACCCTTCGAGCGATGCGGCATGAGCCCGAGGCGATGATCGCGGCGCTCGGGCACCGCGCGGGGGAGTGCGCGGCCGGGGATGCCGTGCTGTGCGCCATCGCCCGCGCCTTCGACTCCATGCCGTACCTCGTCCGCGGcgccgaggtggaggaggaggtgcgGGAGTCGATGATGCGCTGCCTGGGCTTGTGA